The Nycticebus coucang isolate mNycCou1 chromosome 8, mNycCou1.pri, whole genome shotgun sequence genome has a window encoding:
- the EPM2AIP1 gene encoding EPM2A-interacting protein 1, with translation MWMTPKRIKMEVDEAVVFRPEWTHRYLMVKPPEGNGALCLVCRRLIVATRERDVRRHYEAEHEYYERYAAEGERAALVERLRQGDLPVPAHSPEERATRASLGLCRLLALKGRSCGEGNFVFQCLEALLKELLPEHLGVLQGVDLSPQMAKQRMLSIDRNLRNQLFKRAREFKAYSLALDDQAFVAYENYLLVFIRGVGSQLEVQEDLLTIINLTNHFSVGALMSAVLEALQTAGLSLQRMVGLTTTHTLRMIGENSGLVSYMREKAVSPNCWNVIHYSGFLHLELLSSYDVDVNQIINTISEWIVTIKTRGIRRPEFQTLLTESESEYGERINGRCLNNWLRRGKTLKLIFSLRKELEAFLVSVGATTVHFSDKQWLCDFGFLVDIMEHLRGLSEQLGVSKVFAAAAFDHICTFEAKLNSFQRNIEEKNLTDFPALKEVVDELKEQHKEDQKIFDPDRYQMVICRLQKEFERHFKDLRFIKKDLELFANPFNFKAEYAPISVRMELTKLQANTSLWNEYRVKDLGQFYAGLSAESYPIIKGVACKVASLFDSNQICGKAFSYLTRNQHTLSQPLTDEHLQALFRMATTEMEPCLDDLMRERNNEPNP, from the coding sequence ATGTGGATGACGCCCAAAAGGATCAAGATGGAAGTCGACGAGGCTGTGGTTTTCCGGCCCGAGTGGACCCACCGTTACTTGATGGTGAAGCCTCCGGAGGGCAACGGGGCCCTGTGCCTGGTTTGTCGCCGCCTCATCGTAGCTACCCGCGAACGCGACGTCAGGCGCCACTACGAGGCTGAACACGAATACTACGAGAGGTATGCGGCGGAGGGGGAGCGCGCGGCCTTGGTGGAACGTCTGCGTCAGGGCGACTTGCCGGTGCCCGCTCACAGCCCTGAGGAGAGAGCTACTCGTGCAAGCCTCGGGCTGTGCCGCCTCTTGGCCTTGAAGGGTCGCAGCTGTGGTGAGGGGAACTTTGTATTCCAGTGCTTGGAGGCACTGCTGAAAGAGCTACTGCCTGAGCATTTAGGGGTCCTGCAAGGCGTTGATTTATCTCCACAGATGGCAAAGCAGAGGATGTTGAGCATTGACAGGAATCTACGCAATCAGCTTTTTAAGCGAGCCAGGGAGTTTAAGGCCTATTCGCTTGCTTTAGACGACCAGGCTTTTGTGGCGTATGAGAACTACCTCTTGGTCTTTATCCGCGGTGTGGGCTCTCAGTTGGAGGTGCAGGAAGATCTCCTGACCATAATAAACCTGACTAATCACTTCAGTGTAGGTGCGCTTATGTCGGCAGTCTTAGAGGCCCTGCAAACAGCCGGGCTTAGCTTGCAGCGAATGGTTGGCTTGACCACGACCCACACTTTGAGGATGATTGGTGAGAACTCAGGACTGGTGTCGTACATGAGAGAAAAGGCTGTAAGTCCCAACTGCTGGAATGTTATCCATTATTCAGGATTTCTTCATTTGGAACTGTTGAGTTCCTACGATGTCGATGTTAATCAGATCATAAATACCATATCCGAATGGATAGTTACGATTAAGACCAGAGGCATTAGGCGACCAGAATTTCAGACTTTACTAACTGAATCTGAATCAGAATATGGTGAAAGGATTAATGGAAGATGTCTGAACAATTGGCTTAGAAGAGGGAAAACTTTAaaactaatattttctttaagaaaggaATTGGAAGCTTTCTTGGTGTCAGTAGGGGCAACAACAGTCCATTTCTCAGACAAGCAGTGGCTTTGTGACTTTGGCTTCTTGGTTGATATTATGGAACACCTTCGAGGGCTCAGTGAACAATTGGGAGTTAGTAAAGTGTTTGCTGCTGCTGCCTTTGACCATATTTGTACTTTTGAAGCTAAACTGAATTCATTTCAgagaaatattgaagaaaaaaatctaacagaCTTTCCTGCCCTTAAAGAAGTTGTTGATGAGCTTAAAGAGCAACACAAGGAAGATCAGAAAATATTTGATCCTGATAGGTATCAAATGGTCATCTGCCGTCTGCAAAAAGAGTTCGAGAGACATTTTAAGGACCTCAGGTTCATTAAAAAGGACTTAGAACTTTTTGCAAATCCATTTAACTTTAAGGCTGAGTATGCACCTATTTCAGTAAGGATGGAGCTAACAAAACTTCAGGCAAACACTAGTCTTTGGAATGAATACAGAGTCAAAGATTTAGGGCAGTTCTATGCTGGATTGTCTGCTGAATCTTACCCAATTATCAAAGGGGTTGCCTGTAAGGTGGCATCTTTGTTTGATAGCAACCAAATCTGCGGAAAGGCTTTTTCATATTTGACTCGAAACCAACACACTTTGAGCCAGCCATTGACAGATGAGCATCTTCAAGCCCTGTTTCGGATGGCAACAACTGAAATGGAGCCTTGTTTGGATGATCTtatgagagaaagaaataatgaacCTAATCCATGA